In a single window of the Rhizobiaceae bacterium genome:
- a CDS encoding MoxR family ATPase gives MTSLSRDDIAQRLTAAGYIADTELATAISIMQLLKRPLLLEGEAGVGKTEVAKALASVHGAELIRLQCYEGLDQSAALYEWNYQRQLLAIEALRVASGPGQDLSRIEDEVFSERYLLERPLLAAIRRPEPPVLLIDEIDRADEEFEAFLLELLSDWQVSIPELGTIEAAAIPHVVLTSNGTRELSDALRRRCLYHYVDYPDAEREARIIMARIPRAGTTLALQIARMVEGIRKEELRKVPGVAETLDWTAALVGLDIANLHDRPELVHETLLCLLKTREDSARMSAEVTARILGRVA, from the coding sequence ATGACCTCGCTCTCCCGCGACGACATCGCCCAGCGCCTCACCGCTGCCGGCTACATCGCCGACACGGAACTGGCGACGGCGATTTCGATCATGCAACTGCTGAAACGGCCCTTGCTGCTCGAAGGCGAAGCAGGCGTCGGCAAGACCGAGGTGGCCAAGGCGCTGGCTTCGGTCCACGGCGCCGAACTGATACGGCTCCAATGCTATGAGGGTCTGGACCAGTCGGCGGCGCTCTACGAATGGAACTACCAGAGGCAGCTTCTGGCCATCGAAGCGCTGCGGGTCGCTTCCGGCCCGGGCCAGGACCTCTCCCGCATCGAGGACGAAGTCTTTTCCGAGCGCTACCTGCTGGAGCGGCCGCTGCTTGCCGCCATCCGCCGCCCCGAGCCTCCGGTGCTGCTGATCGACGAGATCGACCGGGCCGATGAGGAGTTCGAGGCATTCCTTCTGGAGCTTCTTTCCGACTGGCAGGTTTCGATCCCCGAGCTTGGCACGATCGAGGCCGCAGCCATTCCGCACGTGGTGCTGACCTCCAACGGCACGCGCGAATTGTCCGACGCGTTGCGCCGCCGCTGCCTGTATCACTATGTCGACTATCCCGACGCGGAGCGCGAGGCGCGCATCATCATGGCGCGCATTCCGCGTGCGGGCACCACGCTTGCACTGCAGATCGCGCGCATGGTCGAGGGCATCCGCAAGGAGGAACTGCGCAAGGTTCCGGGCGTAGCGGAAACGCTGGACTGGACGGCGGCTCTCGTCGGGCTGGACATTGCCAACCTGCACGACCGGCCCGAACTGGTGCACGAAACGCTGCTCTGCCTTCTCAAGACGCGCGAGGACAGCGCGCGGATGAGCGCCGAGGTCACTGCCCGCATTCTGGGGAGGGTGGCGTGA
- a CDS encoding VWA domain-containing protein produces MSCCGTPPTLEELDEVSRLVSGKLASFVKTLRNAAFTVGMQEGQDAAALLAAGYGKKPGLLRSAFKHLFSARKSEWDKFDGIFDAFWQGKRVRSRTLTSGTPANSNSPSVKSLNDATQPQGSQSAFDQAPSGDEADQDQRTGEGRAEGATRAETLANTDFRKLANPADIAEAHAIAARLARAMRMRLTRRDLARRSGYRLDLRRTIHKNISHGGTPISLVKRRRKEKPLRLVVLLDASGSMSLYTGTFLRFIHGVLDEFREAEAFLFHTRLAHVSDAMKEKDAARALDRLSLLAQGAGGGTRIGESLATFNRWHAARVIHSRTCVMIISDGYETGDAALLGREMAQLSKRCRRIVWLNPMIGWDGYSPEAAGMKAALPHLDLFAPAHTLKSLAALEPYLAKL; encoded by the coding sequence GTGAGTTGTTGCGGCACTCCTCCGACGCTCGAAGAACTGGACGAGGTATCGCGTCTGGTTTCCGGCAAGCTGGCCTCCTTCGTGAAAACCTTGCGAAATGCGGCGTTCACTGTCGGGATGCAGGAAGGTCAGGACGCGGCGGCCCTGCTCGCCGCGGGATATGGCAAGAAGCCCGGGCTGCTGCGCTCGGCGTTCAAACATCTGTTCTCCGCGCGCAAGTCGGAGTGGGACAAGTTCGACGGCATTTTCGATGCCTTCTGGCAGGGCAAGCGCGTGCGCTCGCGCACCCTGACAAGCGGGACGCCCGCCAATTCCAACAGCCCGTCCGTCAAATCCCTGAACGACGCAACCCAGCCCCAGGGGTCACAATCAGCGTTCGACCAGGCACCCTCCGGCGACGAGGCGGATCAAGATCAAAGGACCGGCGAAGGACGCGCCGAAGGCGCGACGCGCGCGGAAACGCTTGCCAACACCGATTTCCGCAAGCTGGCCAACCCCGCCGACATCGCCGAGGCGCATGCGATTGCGGCGCGGCTGGCCCGCGCCATGCGCATGCGCCTGACCCGCCGCGACCTCGCGCGCCGCTCCGGCTACCGGCTGGACCTGCGCCGCACGATCCACAAGAACATCAGCCATGGCGGCACGCCAATCAGCCTCGTGAAACGCCGCCGGAAGGAGAAGCCGCTGCGGCTGGTGGTCCTGCTCGATGCATCCGGCTCGATGAGCCTTTACACGGGCACGTTCCTGCGCTTCATCCACGGCGTGCTGGACGAATTTCGCGAGGCTGAAGCCTTCCTCTTTCACACGCGGCTCGCGCATGTGTCCGACGCCATGAAGGAGAAGGACGCCGCGCGCGCACTCGACCGGCTTTCGCTCCTCGCGCAAGGCGCGGGCGGCGGCACGCGCATTGGCGAGAGCCTCGCCACATTCAACCGCTGGCACGCGGCGCGGGTCATCCATTCGCGAACCTGCGTCATGATTATTTCGGACGGGTATGAAACGGGCGACGCCGCGCTGCTGGGCCGCGAGATGGCCCAGCTTTCGAAACGCTGCCGCCGCATCGTCTGGCTCAACCCGATGATCGGCTGGGACGGCTATTCGCCGGAAGCGGCGGGCATGAAGGCCGCCCTGCCCCATCTCGACCTGTTCGCACCGGCGCACACGCTGAAAAGCCTCGCCGCGCTCGAACCCTATCTGGCAAAGCTGTGA
- a CDS encoding aerobic carbon-monoxide dehydrogenase large subunit — translation MNDMSLTREQREAKLEGMGCKRKRVEDIRFTQGKGQYVDDIKLPGMLHGDFVRSPHAHARVKSIDTEKALKVPGVLAVITAETLKTVNLAWMPTLAGDVQMVLADGKVLFQNQEVAFVVATDRYAADDGVAAVEVEYEELPTLVDPFHAMDADAPVLREDIKDKKDGAHGPRKHHNHIFEWAVGDKDLTDAAFRKADVTIKEMISYHRTHPSPLETCQCLCSFDKVKGELTIYGTFQAPHVIRTVVSLIAKIPEQKIHVIAPDIGGGFGNKVGAYPGYICAAVASIVTGKPVKWVEDRIENLTATSFARDYHMTTEIAATKEGKVTGLRVHVLADHGAFDACADPSKWPAGFFNIVTGSYDFPVAHLAVDGVYTNKAPGGVAYRCSFRVTEAAYCIERAMDILAQKLNMDPAELRLKNFIRPEQFPYNSALGWEYDSGDYHTAMKKAMETVQYAELRKEQAEKRAAFKRGETREIMGIGISFFTEIVGAGPSKNCDILGIAMFDSCEIRLHPTGAGIARMGTKSQGQGHETTWAQIIATEIGIPADDIMVEEGNTDTAPYGLGTYGSRSTPVAGAAIAMAARKIKAKAQMIASYKLEVHEDDLEWDIDGFRVKGLPEKFLGMKDICWIAYNSPPPGMEPGLEAVSYYDPPNMTYPFGAYICVMDIDVDTGVYKVRRFYALDDCGTRINPMIIEGQVHGGLTEAFAIAMGQEIKYDDSGNVTTGSFMDFFLPTAVEAPKWETDFTVTPSPHHPIGAKGVGESPNVGGVPCFSNAVNDAFAFLGATHIQMPHDFWRNWKAAKELGAVG, via the coding sequence CGTGCTCGCCGTCATCACCGCCGAGACGCTCAAGACCGTCAATCTCGCCTGGATGCCGACGCTGGCCGGCGATGTGCAGATGGTGCTGGCCGACGGCAAGGTGCTGTTCCAGAACCAGGAAGTCGCCTTCGTTGTCGCGACCGACCGCTATGCGGCGGATGACGGTGTGGCCGCCGTCGAGGTCGAGTATGAGGAACTGCCCACCCTGGTCGATCCATTCCACGCCATGGATGCCGACGCGCCTGTGCTGCGCGAGGACATCAAGGACAAGAAGGACGGCGCACATGGTCCGCGCAAGCACCACAACCACATTTTCGAGTGGGCTGTCGGCGACAAGGACCTGACCGACGCCGCGTTCCGCAAGGCGGACGTGACGATCAAGGAGATGATCTCCTACCACCGCACGCATCCGTCACCGCTCGAAACCTGTCAGTGCCTGTGCTCCTTCGACAAGGTGAAGGGCGAACTGACAATCTACGGAACATTTCAGGCTCCGCATGTCATCCGCACCGTGGTGTCGCTGATCGCCAAGATCCCCGAACAGAAGATCCATGTCATCGCGCCGGACATCGGCGGCGGTTTCGGCAACAAGGTCGGTGCCTATCCCGGCTATATCTGCGCGGCGGTCGCTTCCATCGTCACCGGCAAGCCGGTCAAATGGGTGGAGGACAGGATCGAGAACCTGACCGCCACCTCCTTTGCCCGCGACTATCACATGACCACCGAAATCGCCGCGACGAAGGAAGGCAAGGTCACGGGCCTGCGCGTTCACGTGCTGGCCGACCATGGCGCATTCGACGCCTGCGCAGACCCGTCCAAATGGCCGGCGGGCTTCTTTAACATCGTCACCGGCTCCTACGACTTTCCCGTCGCGCATCTGGCCGTCGACGGCGTCTACACCAACAAGGCTCCGGGCGGCGTCGCCTATCGCTGCTCATTCCGCGTTACGGAGGCCGCCTATTGCATCGAGCGGGCGATGGATATTCTCGCGCAGAAGCTCAACATGGACCCGGCGGAACTGCGGCTGAAGAACTTCATCAGGCCGGAGCAGTTTCCGTACAATTCGGCGCTCGGCTGGGAATATGACTCCGGCGACTATCACACCGCCATGAAGAAGGCGATGGAGACGGTCCAGTATGCGGAACTGCGCAAGGAGCAGGCCGAGAAGCGCGCGGCGTTCAAGCGCGGCGAGACACGCGAGATCATGGGCATCGGCATTTCCTTCTTCACGGAAATCGTCGGCGCAGGTCCGTCGAAGAATTGCGACATTCTCGGCATCGCGATGTTCGATAGCTGCGAAATCCGCCTGCATCCGACCGGCGCGGGCATCGCGCGCATGGGCACGAAATCGCAGGGCCAGGGCCACGAAACGACCTGGGCGCAGATCATCGCCACCGAGATCGGCATTCCCGCCGACGACATCATGGTCGAGGAGGGAAACACCGACACCGCGCCTTACGGTCTCGGCACCTACGGCTCGCGTTCCACCCCGGTTGCGGGAGCGGCCATTGCCATGGCCGCGCGCAAGATCAAGGCAAAGGCCCAGATGATCGCCTCCTACAAGCTGGAGGTTCACGAGGACGACCTCGAATGGGACATCGACGGATTTCGCGTGAAGGGCCTGCCGGAGAAATTCCTCGGCATGAAGGACATTTGCTGGATCGCCTACAATTCCCCGCCGCCCGGCATGGAGCCCGGCCTCGAAGCCGTGAGTTACTACGATCCACCCAACATGACCTATCCCTTTGGCGCTTATATCTGCGTCATGGACATCGATGTCGATACGGGCGTCTACAAGGTCCGCCGCTTCTATGCGCTCGACGATTGTGGCACGCGCATCAACCCCATGATCATCGAGGGCCAGGTGCACGGCGGCCTGACGGAAGCCTTCGCCATTGCGATGGGTCAGGAGATCAAATACGACGACAGCGGCAACGTCACCACCGGCTCGTTTATGGACTTCTTCCTGCCGACCGCAGTGGAAGCACCGAAGTGGGAGACGGACTTCACCGTCACGCCCTCGCCGCACCACCCCATCGGCGCGAAGGGCGTGGGCGAGAGCCCGAATGTTGGCGGCGTGCCGTGCTTCTCCAACGCGGTGAATGACGCCTTCGCGTTCCTCGGCGCGACGCATATCCAGATGCCGCACGACTTCTGGCGCAACTGGAAAGCCGCGAAGGAACTGGGCGCGGTGGGGTAG